In Companilactobacillus allii, one genomic interval encodes:
- the dnaG gene encoding DNA primase gives MATRIPQEFIDEVTSKTNIVDVISKYVQLKKSGKNLFGLCPFHEERTPSFSVAEDKQIFHCFSCGRGGNVFKFIMEIESKSFPESVIEVAQMGNISVPDQYQVSDNNYQSSDSQTLIKMYEEAAKLYSHILLKTENGTPALKYLNGRDLDDKLIETFNLGYAPNNSNLLLQFFKNRKIDDSVLRKSGLFAENQEGELFDRFRDRVMVPITDESGNIIAFSGRILNKADGVAKYMNSPETSIFNKSKALFNLNNAKKTIRDNKNVILFEGFMDVISAYKSGVTNGVASMGTSLTDQQLYTLSRLTDQINICYDGDDPGVEATYRAVTQLNDDRFSYGVISVPNKKDPDEYIRSEGGEAFKNLVNNGVQTPMSFLLNYFKRNYNLSNEHDQIEFLNRSLNEIVKLQSPVEVDMYVGRIADEMNVSKESINKELDTLRRRMAIKRPANNNRNAEKAVLEKVTATVHSNYDRIEKSERCLLYWAINFPEIRINLKGNGFNFVHVNYQSLFNSLLSYGEQNDAEEINISDFMNVLDNDEKNLLAELEMMPMPAEYSDQEINDYVNNINNSDLETKVSDINHQLKQAAMVGDNKLQLELTKQLIDVRRLLSN, from the coding sequence ATGGCAACTCGGATTCCACAGGAATTTATTGATGAAGTTACCTCAAAAACCAACATTGTTGATGTAATTAGTAAATATGTACAGTTAAAGAAATCAGGTAAAAACCTATTTGGATTGTGTCCTTTTCATGAGGAAAGAACACCATCTTTTTCAGTTGCTGAAGATAAACAGATATTCCATTGTTTTAGTTGCGGTCGTGGTGGAAATGTCTTCAAATTTATTATGGAAATTGAAAGTAAGAGCTTCCCTGAGTCTGTAATAGAAGTTGCCCAGATGGGTAACATATCTGTACCAGATCAATATCAAGTTAGTGATAATAATTATCAAAGTTCCGATAGTCAAACTTTAATAAAAATGTATGAGGAAGCAGCAAAGTTATATAGTCATATTTTGTTAAAGACAGAGAATGGAACACCAGCTTTAAAGTATTTAAATGGCCGTGATCTAGATGATAAGCTTATTGAAACCTTTAATCTGGGTTATGCACCGAATAATTCAAATCTCTTGCTCCAATTCTTCAAAAATCGTAAGATTGATGACTCAGTATTAAGAAAATCTGGATTATTTGCTGAAAATCAAGAAGGTGAATTGTTTGATCGGTTTAGAGACCGTGTAATGGTTCCAATTACGGATGAGTCAGGTAATATCATTGCTTTTTCAGGAAGAATTTTGAATAAAGCCGATGGTGTTGCCAAGTATATGAACAGTCCGGAAACGTCTATTTTTAATAAGAGTAAGGCACTGTTTAATCTCAATAATGCTAAAAAGACGATTCGAGATAATAAAAATGTAATTTTATTTGAAGGATTCATGGATGTAATTAGTGCTTATAAATCTGGAGTTACAAATGGTGTTGCCTCAATGGGAACTAGTTTGACTGATCAACAACTTTATACTTTAAGTCGATTGACCGACCAAATCAATATTTGTTATGACGGAGATGATCCTGGTGTAGAGGCTACTTATCGTGCGGTTACGCAATTAAACGATGATCGTTTTTCTTACGGAGTCATAAGTGTTCCGAATAAAAAAGATCCAGATGAGTATATTCGTAGTGAGGGTGGCGAGGCGTTTAAGAACTTAGTTAATAACGGAGTGCAAACTCCAATGAGTTTTTTACTTAATTACTTCAAGAGAAACTATAATCTCAGCAATGAACACGATCAAATTGAGTTCCTTAATCGTTCATTGAATGAAATAGTTAAGTTACAATCGCCAGTCGAAGTTGATATGTACGTTGGTAGAATTGCGGATGAAATGAATGTTTCAAAGGAATCTATCAATAAAGAACTTGATACACTTAGACGTAGAATGGCAATTAAACGCCCGGCTAATAATAATAGAAATGCAGAAAAAGCAGTACTTGAAAAAGTGACTGCGACTGTGCATTCCAATTATGATCGAATTGAAAAATCTGAACGTTGTTTGTTGTATTGGGCAATTAATTTTCCAGAGATTAGAATCAACCTCAAGGGGAATGGTTTCAACTTTGTCCATGTTAATTATCAAAGCCTTTTTAACTCACTGCTTTCATATGGGGAACAAAATGATGCAGAAGAAATCAATATTTCTGATTTTATGAATGTTCTCGATAACGATGAGAAGAATCTTTTAGCAGAATTGGAGATGATGCCAATGCCCGCCGAGTATAGTGATCAAGAGATTAATGATTATGTTAATAATATTAATAATTCGGATTTAGAGACAAAGGTTTCCGATATTAATCATCAATTGAAACAGGCTGCAATGGTAGGTGACAATAAATTACAATTAGAACTGACGAAGCAACTGATTGATGTTAGAAGATTGTTAAGTAATTAA
- a CDS encoding C39 family peptidase — MRYRRKLLYATLFTSSCLFSTNIVKADDVEPLGESVAVSQSAPKEPTTNDQSSASTTEANIDTTSVDKTTDNNTSVQTQDTQVNQATKQVQYKENLDGVYSTNDQITYLYKQDGTQVKNRALSANTSWYTDKRQTMNDGSIYYHVATNEFANGNDGTYKPYVQAFSGNATVVYKDGSDIHDFEGYGNKATYVGNNLQTGSSWKISNHAKIGNKEWYQIGSNTWVPQDYIVVNDGQYEDADWISGVPLISQRPELPNGCEITAVTMMLQYAGANVDKMQMAREMPRSSNSDYGYIGQPWNGTGITIFPPALMNLVEKYTGTAKNLTGQGFDAIKYQINIGHPVVTWNTLHGFPYHALVVTGYDSKYVYYNDCWTDQTTQMGINQFINNWDTQKRRAISY; from the coding sequence ATGAGATACAGAAGAAAACTACTTTATGCCACATTATTTACATCTAGTTGTCTATTTTCAACAAATATTGTTAAAGCAGATGATGTTGAACCATTAGGAGAAAGTGTAGCTGTTAGTCAGAGTGCACCAAAAGAACCAACAACTAATGATCAAAGTTCAGCGTCTACTACGGAAGCTAATATAGATACAACTAGTGTAGATAAAACGACTGATAATAATACATCAGTTCAGACTCAAGATACACAAGTAAATCAAGCCACTAAACAAGTACAATACAAAGAAAACTTGGATGGTGTCTATTCTACTAATGATCAGATTACTTATCTATATAAACAGGATGGTACGCAGGTTAAAAATCGTGCTTTGTCAGCAAATACATCTTGGTACACAGATAAACGCCAAACTATGAACGATGGATCTATTTATTATCATGTTGCTACTAATGAATTTGCTAACGGTAATGATGGTACTTATAAACCTTATGTTCAAGCATTTTCTGGTAATGCCACCGTTGTTTATAAGGATGGATCCGATATTCATGATTTTGAAGGTTACGGCAATAAAGCTACTTATGTTGGCAATAATTTACAAACAGGAAGCAGTTGGAAAATAAGTAATCACGCCAAAATTGGTAATAAAGAATGGTATCAGATTGGTAGTAATACTTGGGTACCTCAAGATTACATCGTGGTTAATGATGGTCAATATGAGGATGCTGATTGGATATCAGGTGTACCACTTATTTCTCAGCGTCCAGAATTACCAAATGGTTGTGAGATTACGGCTGTAACAATGATGTTGCAATATGCAGGTGCCAATGTTGACAAGATGCAGATGGCTAGGGAGATGCCAAGAAGTAGTAATTCGGATTACGGGTATATTGGTCAACCTTGGAATGGAACAGGTATTACTATTTTCCCACCAGCTCTTATGAACTTAGTAGAAAAATATACAGGTACTGCTAAGAACTTAACAGGTCAGGGGTTTGATGCTATCAAGTATCAAATCAATATTGGTCATCCAGTGGTGACTTGGAATACACTACATGGTTTTCCTTATCATGCTTTGGTTGTTACTGGTTATGATTCAAAGTACGTTTATTACAACGATTGTTGGACTGATCAGACAACACAAATGGGAATTAATCAATTTATCAATAATTGGGATACACAAAAAAGACGAGCAATTAGTTATTAA
- a CDS encoding 2-hydroxymuconate tautomerase — protein MPLVHIELIEGRSQDQLKTLVKDVTDAIVKDTGAPAEHVHVILNEMKKDRYAVGGVLKSDE, from the coding sequence ATGCCATTAGTACATATCGAACTTATTGAAGGTCGCAGTCAAGATCAACTTAAGACATTAGTTAAGGATGTGACAGATGCTATCGTTAAAGATACTGGTGCACCTGCAGAACATGTTCACGTTATTTTAAATGAAATGAAAAAAGACCGTTACGCAGTTGGCGGAGTTTTAAAAAGTGATGAGTAA
- a CDS encoding SAM-dependent methyltransferase, whose product MLDKKMYDEIFSHSFTMPIKVIYWDGKEKNYGSEGKSDITIRFNTKVPISEVVKHATLTLGEAYMNKDIEIEGSIQKLIMNAYKQSESFMSNVKLKKIVPKFSHSEESNKKEIQEHYDIGNDFYKLWLDETMTYSCAYFRTPEYTLEQAQMNKVHHILNKLNTKPGETILDVGCGWGTMMFTAAKEYGLNAKGVTLSQEQYDYVNNKIQEENLTDQMEVILEDYREIDEKFDHVVSVGMFEHVGETHLENYFKQIKNLLKPNGTALIHGITGQHPGLGVDPWLVKYIFPGGYIPDIKENVGHIMDAKLQIDDLEPLRRHYQKTVEIWHHNFLKVEDKVNEMYGEKFVRMWDLYLQACAASFQSGNIDVIQYLLTNGPSGTTLPMTREYMTDLDKKTAE is encoded by the coding sequence ATGTTAGATAAAAAAATGTACGATGAAATATTTTCCCATTCATTTACTATGCCTATTAAGGTTATTTATTGGGATGGAAAAGAAAAGAACTATGGTTCAGAAGGCAAATCTGACATAACGATTAGATTTAATACAAAGGTTCCGATTTCTGAAGTTGTTAAACACGCAACGCTTACATTAGGTGAAGCATATATGAATAAGGATATTGAAATTGAAGGATCAATTCAAAAACTTATTATGAATGCCTATAAGCAATCAGAGAGTTTTATGTCAAATGTTAAACTAAAGAAAATTGTTCCCAAGTTTAGTCACAGTGAAGAAAGTAATAAAAAAGAGATACAAGAACATTATGATATTGGTAATGACTTTTATAAATTATGGCTTGATGAAACAATGACTTACTCATGTGCATATTTCCGTACACCGGAATATACTCTTGAACAAGCACAAATGAATAAAGTTCATCATATTTTGAATAAGTTAAATACTAAACCTGGTGAAACTATTCTTGATGTTGGTTGTGGTTGGGGAACAATGATGTTTACTGCAGCTAAAGAATATGGTTTGAATGCCAAGGGTGTAACACTTAGTCAAGAACAATATGATTATGTTAATAACAAAATTCAAGAAGAAAATTTGACTGATCAAATGGAAGTTATACTAGAAGATTATCGTGAAATTGATGAGAAATTTGACCACGTTGTTTCTGTTGGTATGTTTGAGCATGTTGGTGAGACTCACCTTGAAAACTACTTTAAGCAGATCAAGAATTTGTTGAAGCCAAATGGTACTGCCCTTATTCATGGTATTACTGGCCAACATCCTGGTTTGGGTGTTGATCCATGGCTTGTAAAATATATTTTTCCAGGTGGCTATATTCCTGATATTAAGGAAAATGTTGGTCATATTATGGATGCTAAGTTACAAATCGATGATTTAGAGCCATTAAGACGTCACTATCAAAAGACAGTTGAGATTTGGCACCACAATTTCTTAAAAGTTGAAGATAAAGTTAATGAAATGTATGGAGAAAAGTTCGTACGTATGTGGGACTTATATCTTCAAGCTTGTGCTGCTTCATTCCAAAGTGGTAATATCGATGTAATTCAATACTTACTTACAAATGGTCCTAGTGGAACTACATTACCAATGACTCGTGAATATATGACAGACTTGGATAAAAAGACTGCAGAATAG
- a CDS encoding Nif3-like dinuclear metal center hexameric protein, with the protein MVKVQDVIDQVEEYAPLSIKMDGDPTGFQIGDRTREVNRVMTTLDVRPEVVQEAIDKKVDLILAHHPIMFRAAKNLDLSSAQNKMYSDLLKHDISVNASHTNMDKAHGGMNDWLIEELKLENISYLDPDDEYSIGRVGELAEPMDLLDFAKKVRDTYNLPNLRYVKSQFGQQVKKVAIIGGDAGKFYPEVKEVGADTFITGDVYYHTAHDMMASGLNVIDPGHHIEAIFIKKMAELLNSWKKANHWDIDIVQSEVSTEPYNFI; encoded by the coding sequence ATGGTTAAAGTTCAAGATGTTATTGATCAGGTTGAAGAATATGCTCCATTATCAATTAAAATGGATGGAGATCCAACTGGATTTCAAATTGGTGATAGGACTCGTGAAGTTAATCGAGTAATGACCACTTTGGATGTCAGACCAGAGGTCGTTCAAGAAGCTATCGATAAAAAAGTCGATTTGATCTTGGCACATCATCCCATTATGTTTAGAGCCGCAAAAAATTTGGATTTATCATCGGCTCAAAATAAAATGTATAGTGATTTGTTAAAACACGATATTTCTGTTAATGCTTCTCATACTAATATGGATAAGGCACATGGTGGAATGAATGATTGGCTAATAGAAGAACTGAAATTGGAAAATATCAGTTATCTTGATCCAGATGATGAGTACTCGATTGGAAGAGTTGGTGAATTAGCTGAGCCAATGGACTTATTAGATTTTGCTAAAAAAGTTCGTGACACTTATAATCTACCTAATTTAAGATATGTTAAATCACAGTTTGGTCAACAAGTTAAAAAGGTCGCTATAATCGGTGGAGATGCCGGTAAGTTTTACCCTGAAGTAAAAGAGGTTGGTGCTGATACATTTATTACTGGAGATGTTTATTATCATACTGCCCACGATATGATGGCTAGCGGATTAAATGTTATTGATCCAGGACATCATATTGAAGCAATTTTTATTAAGAAAATGGCAGAATTGCTCAATAGTTGGAAAAAAGCTAATCATTGGGATATAGATATAGTACAATCAGAAGTAAGTACAGAACCATATAATTTTATTTAG
- the pepT gene encoding peptidase T produces the protein MAIKYEKLVPRFLGYVKQNTRSDENSDTIPSTKRQTVFLNKLADELKGIGLSDVKINPVNSYLTAELPSNLNYDVPVLGLISHVDTADFNSEDIKPKIVENYDGKSVIKLDEEGKYTLDPKVFPSLKNYGGQTLITTSGDTLLGSDDKSGVTEIITAMEYLINHPETKHGKVKIGLGPDEEIGTGSLKFDVDDFGADFAYTVDGGPVGQLEYETFSAASLKVYITGKDVHPGSAKDIMINAVNIATEFQTALPDDEVPEKTDGRQGFNHLLEIKGTVDSAYMDYILRDFDRDGLEARKNLATKIAKSLNDKYGEGVVRLDMHDEYYNMIDVIKDHMDVVKVAEKALNNLGITPDEEPVRGGTDGSTISFMGLPTPNLFAGGENMHGRFEYVAEESMEKAVDVILEIIKINKDNKK, from the coding sequence ATGGCAATAAAATACGAAAAGTTAGTACCACGTTTCTTGGGTTATGTAAAACAAAATACTCGTTCTGATGAGAATTCAGATACAATTCCTTCAACAAAGAGACAAACGGTCTTTTTGAATAAATTAGCTGATGAATTAAAAGGAATTGGTTTGAGTGATGTGAAAATCAATCCAGTTAATTCATACTTAACTGCTGAACTTCCATCAAATTTGAATTACGATGTCCCAGTTCTTGGACTAATTTCTCATGTCGATACTGCTGACTTTAATTCAGAAGATATTAAACCCAAAATCGTAGAGAATTATGATGGAAAGAGTGTTATTAAACTTGATGAAGAGGGTAAGTATACCCTTGATCCTAAAGTCTTTCCTTCATTAAAAAATTATGGTGGTCAAACGCTTATTACAACTAGTGGTGATACATTATTAGGCTCAGATGATAAGTCCGGTGTTACAGAGATTATTACAGCAATGGAATATTTGATTAATCATCCTGAAACAAAACATGGAAAAGTCAAAATAGGATTGGGTCCTGATGAAGAAATCGGAACTGGTTCATTAAAATTTGACGTTGATGATTTTGGTGCAGACTTTGCATATACTGTCGATGGTGGACCTGTTGGACAACTAGAATATGAAACATTTAGTGCAGCAAGTTTAAAGGTTTATATTACTGGTAAAGACGTTCACCCGGGTTCCGCCAAAGATATTATGATTAATGCAGTTAACATTGCTACTGAATTCCAAACAGCATTACCTGATGATGAAGTTCCTGAAAAGACTGATGGTCGTCAAGGATTCAATCATTTATTGGAAATCAAAGGTACTGTAGATAGTGCATATATGGATTATATCTTACGTGACTTTGACCGTGATGGATTGGAAGCTAGGAAGAACTTAGCAACCAAAATTGCCAAATCACTGAATGATAAGTATGGTGAAGGGGTCGTTAGACTTGATATGCATGATGAATATTATAATATGATCGATGTTATCAAGGACCATATGGATGTTGTCAAGGTTGCCGAAAAGGCATTGAATAATCTTGGCATAACACCCGATGAAGAACCTGTACGTGGTGGTACTGATGGTTCCACAATTTCATTTATGGGTCTACCAACACCAAACCTATTTGCTGGTGGTGAGAATATGCATGGACGCTTTGAATATGTAGCTGAAGAATCTATGGAAAAAGCAGTTGATGTAATTCTTGAAATCATTAAAATCAATAAAGATAATAAAAAATAA
- a CDS encoding C40 family peptidase: MKNRAKLVMICGFALTTFLAVQQNVKADTIDSQQIENVNVNGVPNDNTQVAQSTVQDSDTIQNSSNNDNASSNDTTKDASVNTEIPQTSSSDTQGNSASTQADSNATNVTQIDGVVQTNKVTYLYTQDGSQVKNRALGANTPWITDRMLNLNGSKYYRVATNEYTNSNDVTIQYGESNAGVVRVKQDGGANYKQVDSGFIRNGQPNQAPSSVWKYNKTDNSNGLTYYQIANNDWLDSDDATIAPAYQNPNSWLQIQNTQIQPSGGSVGYDLYNGVEGIKTYLVRKYFGYSNSHTIYDSSVASSVRNFQSRNGLAVTGIVNLDTWKAMGYSEADWYGIDSYVAPLQTSITSTRSDHIEAMIKYMGKSWVSGAASMPAYGVDCSGLVTQALYATGIDSAPISNIQHAQPGHEWNSRDYWADNRLPRVNFNSRQRGDLIFFADPSTGVVWHVGILLNADTMIESWPFAVQEHSIYSSRGTIVGVKRVFS; the protein is encoded by the coding sequence ATGAAGAATAGAGCTAAATTAGTAATGATTTGTGGTTTTGCATTAACAACCTTTCTAGCAGTTCAACAAAATGTAAAGGCCGATACAATCGATTCACAGCAAATTGAAAACGTAAATGTTAATGGTGTACCGAACGATAATACTCAGGTGGCACAATCTACAGTGCAAGATTCAGATACGATTCAAAATTCAAGTAATAATGATAACGCATCGTCAAATGATACTACTAAAGACGCATCTGTGAATACAGAAATACCTCAAACTTCAAGTAGCGATACACAAGGTAATTCAGCTTCCACACAGGCCGATTCGAATGCGACAAATGTTACACAGATTGATGGAGTAGTTCAAACTAATAAAGTAACTTATTTATATACGCAAGACGGATCTCAAGTTAAGAATCGTGCTTTAGGGGCTAATACTCCTTGGATAACTGACCGTATGTTGAATCTAAATGGTTCAAAGTATTATCGGGTTGCTACCAATGAATACACAAATAGTAATGATGTAACTATTCAATACGGTGAATCAAATGCTGGTGTAGTTCGTGTTAAGCAAGATGGGGGAGCTAATTACAAACAAGTAGATAGTGGCTTTATTAGAAATGGTCAGCCTAACCAAGCTCCTAGTTCAGTTTGGAAGTATAACAAGACAGATAATTCTAATGGATTGACATACTATCAAATTGCTAATAATGATTGGTTGGACAGTGATGATGCCACAATTGCTCCAGCATATCAAAATCCCAATAGTTGGCTACAGATTCAAAATACTCAAATTCAACCATCCGGTGGTTCAGTAGGTTATGACTTATACAACGGTGTTGAAGGAATTAAGACTTATTTAGTTAGAAAGTATTTTGGTTATTCTAATTCACACACAATATATGATAGTTCAGTTGCTTCATCAGTTAGAAATTTTCAATCGCGTAATGGACTAGCTGTTACAGGTATCGTTAACTTAGATACTTGGAAGGCTATGGGTTACTCAGAGGCTGATTGGTATGGTATTGATTCATACGTAGCTCCTCTTCAAACAAGTATTACAAGTACTCGCTCTGATCACATTGAAGCAATGATTAAATATATGGGCAAATCTTGGGTTTCTGGTGCTGCCTCAATGCCAGCTTATGGTGTTGATTGTTCTGGATTAGTTACTCAAGCACTGTATGCTACGGGTATTGATTCAGCTCCAATTTCAAATATTCAACATGCACAACCAGGACATGAATGGAATAGTCGTGATTATTGGGCAGATAATAGACTTCCTCGTGTCAATTTCAATAGTCGTCAACGGGGAGACTTGATCTTTTTTGCAGACCCATCAACAGGCGTCGTATGGCATGTCGGTATTTTGTTGAATGCAGATACAATGATTGAATCATGGCCATTTGCTGTTCAAGAACATTCAATCTATTCTTCACGTGGAACTATTGTTGGGGTCAAACGTGTCTTTTCTTAA
- a CDS encoding tRNA (adenine(22)-N(1))-methyltransferase: MTLLSNRLQAVYQMVEAGARVADIGSDHAYLPVELVETKVVDYAIAGEVAIGPMSRSKEDVEKFGLSKKIDIRLGDGLAVINREDKIDTVVIAGMGGILICDILSRSTMEQLSNVNTLILQPNIGEPLVRHWLIEHDFEIIDEDILSEDHHDYEIIKARKKASVAGLTEAQYLMGPILMTKKSDAFINKWQRKLNGYRKAVDNMHNAKKIDETKINRMKQYIKYVEEIL; encoded by the coding sequence GTGACTTTATTATCGAATAGATTACAAGCCGTTTATCAAATGGTAGAAGCTGGAGCAAGAGTTGCCGATATTGGTTCCGATCATGCTTATTTACCAGTTGAATTAGTTGAAACAAAAGTTGTTGACTACGCTATTGCCGGTGAAGTCGCAATTGGACCAATGTCTAGATCAAAAGAAGATGTTGAAAAATTTGGTTTAAGCAAAAAAATTGATATTAGACTCGGTGATGGATTAGCCGTTATTAATCGAGAAGATAAGATTGATACAGTGGTAATTGCCGGGATGGGTGGTATTTTGATTTGTGATATTTTATCACGATCAACAATGGAACAACTGTCGAATGTCAATACATTGATTTTGCAGCCTAATATTGGTGAACCTTTAGTAAGACATTGGTTAATTGAACATGATTTTGAAATTATAGATGAAGACATTCTTTCTGAGGATCATCACGATTATGAAATTATTAAGGCACGTAAAAAAGCTTCAGTTGCAGGATTAACTGAGGCACAATATTTAATGGGTCCAATTCTAATGACAAAAAAATCCGATGCCTTTATAAATAAATGGCAACGAAAATTGAATGGATACCGTAAGGCCGTTGATAATATGCATAATGCAAAAAAAATTGATGAGACCAAGATAAATAGAATGAAACAATATATTAAATATGTTGAGGAGATTTTATAA
- the rpoD gene encoding RNA polymerase sigma factor RpoD translates to MATKKTTVSKELKTATKKLVKDLKKTGSITEDDLQEKIIKPYKLKGEALTNFISELEDQGIGVVDKKGNPSKLSLLKEKKEAEKSPKKKNDTTAPTDIKVNDPVRMYLKEIGRVPLLNAQQEVDLALKIEQGDEEAKQSLAEANLRLVVSIAKRYVGRGMQFLDLIQEGNMGLMKAVEKFDYRLGFKFSTYATWWIRQAITRAIADQARTIRIPVHMVETINKLIRIQRQLLQDLGREPLPEEIGAEMDMPTGKVRDILKIAQEPVSLETPIGEEDDSHLGDFIEDSDATSPEDHASYELLKEQLENVLDTLTDREENVLRLRFGLDDGRTRTLEEVGKVFGVTRERIRQIEAKALRKLRHPSRSKQLKDFLE, encoded by the coding sequence ATGGCAACTAAAAAAACAACAGTATCAAAAGAACTAAAAACTGCTACAAAGAAGCTAGTTAAAGATCTTAAGAAAACTGGTTCCATTACAGAAGATGATCTACAAGAAAAGATTATCAAGCCTTACAAACTTAAAGGTGAAGCTTTAACTAATTTTATAAGTGAACTTGAGGACCAAGGTATTGGTGTTGTTGATAAAAAGGGTAATCCAAGTAAACTTTCTCTTTTGAAAGAAAAAAAGGAAGCAGAAAAGAGTCCTAAAAAGAAAAATGATACTACTGCCCCAACTGATATTAAGGTTAATGATCCAGTTCGTATGTATTTGAAGGAAATTGGCCGTGTTCCGTTGCTTAATGCCCAACAAGAAGTTGATCTTGCTTTGAAAATCGAACAAGGGGATGAGGAGGCTAAACAAAGTTTAGCCGAAGCCAACCTTCGTTTAGTTGTTTCCATTGCCAAGAGATATGTAGGCCGTGGTATGCAATTTCTTGATTTGATTCAAGAAGGTAACATGGGTCTAATGAAGGCCGTTGAAAAATTCGATTATCGCTTAGGATTTAAGTTTTCTACATATGCAACATGGTGGATCAGACAGGCTATTACGCGTGCTATTGCTGATCAAGCCCGTACAATTCGTATTCCAGTACATATGGTCGAGACAATCAATAAGTTGATTCGTATTCAACGTCAATTACTTCAAGATTTAGGTCGTGAACCTTTACCAGAAGAAATTGGTGCAGAAATGGATATGCCAACTGGAAAAGTTCGTGATATTCTAAAGATTGCACAAGAACCAGTATCATTGGAAACACCTATTGGTGAAGAGGATGATTCTCATTTAGGTGATTTCATTGAAGATTCTGATGCAACAAGTCCTGAAGATCATGCATCATATGAATTATTAAAAGAGCAATTAGAGAATGTTTTAGATACTTTAACTGATCGTGAAGAAAATGTCCTTCGTTTACGTTTTGGTCTAGATGATGGTAGGACTAGAACTTTGGAAGAGGTTGGTAAAGTCTTTGGCGTTACACGTGAAAGAATTAGACAAATTGAGGCCAAAGCTCTTAGAAAATTACGTCATCCATCAAGATCTAAACAATTAAAGGATTTCTTGGAATAA